Proteins encoded by one window of Streptomyces clavuligerus:
- a CDS encoding FadR/GntR family transcriptional regulator produces MAVTDEAIEKIKGMIVSGALRPGDRLPKESELAAGLGLSRNSLREAVRALSLIRILDVRQGDGTYVTSLDPQLLLEALSFVVDFHRDDTVLEFLAVRRILEPAATAMAAARISRAELDELSAQLDALGPQPSVEELVVADLEFHRRIVQASGNSVLCSLLDGLSGPTTRARVWRGLTQEDAVSRTLHEHRAILAALRDRDGEAARSWATVHVASVEHWLRSALRGAGPEPVAGL; encoded by the coding sequence ATGGCGGTCACCGACGAGGCGATCGAGAAGATCAAGGGAATGATCGTCTCGGGGGCGCTGCGCCCCGGGGACCGGCTGCCCAAGGAGAGCGAGCTGGCCGCCGGTCTCGGGCTGTCCCGCAATTCGCTGCGGGAGGCGGTGCGGGCGCTGTCACTGATCCGGATTCTGGATGTGCGGCAGGGCGACGGCACCTATGTGACCAGTCTCGACCCGCAGTTGCTGCTGGAGGCGCTGAGCTTCGTGGTGGACTTCCACCGCGACGACACGGTGCTGGAGTTCCTGGCCGTACGGCGCATCCTGGAGCCCGCGGCGACCGCGATGGCGGCGGCCCGGATCTCCCGCGCGGAACTGGACGAGCTGAGCGCACAGCTCGACGCGCTGGGGCCGCAGCCGTCCGTCGAGGAACTGGTGGTGGCGGACCTGGAGTTCCACCGGCGGATCGTCCAGGCGTCGGGGAACTCGGTGCTGTGCTCGCTGCTGGACGGCCTCTCGGGGCCGACGACCCGGGCCCGGGTGTGGCGGGGGCTGACACAGGAGGACGCGGTGAGCCGGACCCTCCATGAGCACCGGGCGATCCTGGCGGCGCTGCGGGACCGGGACGGGGAGGCGGCGCGTTCCTGGGCGACGGTGCATGTGGCGAGCGTCGAGCACTGGCTGCGGTCGGCGCTGCGGGGCGCCGGTCCCGAGCCGGTCGCGGGGCTCTGA
- a CDS encoding IclR family transcriptional regulator: MAKNIQSLERAAAMLRLLAGGERRLGLSDIASSLDLAKGTAHGILRTLQAEGFVEQDPASGRYQLGAELLRLGTGYLDVHELRARALVWTDDLARSSGESVHLGVAHQHGVLIVHHVFRPDDSRQVLEVGAMQPLHSTALGKVLAAYDPVTHTEAAEMEREPFTPRTVTETAAFESVLALTRARGWGSDVEETWDGVAAVAAPIHDRRRMPVGAVAITGAVERVCDGRELRSELVAAVRDCARAVSRDLGAGRF, encoded by the coding sequence ATGGCGAAGAACATCCAGTCGCTGGAGCGCGCGGCGGCGATGCTGCGGCTGCTCGCGGGCGGCGAGCGCCGGCTGGGCCTGTCGGACATCGCCTCCTCGCTGGATCTCGCCAAGGGGACGGCGCACGGGATTCTGCGCACGCTCCAGGCGGAGGGGTTCGTGGAGCAGGACCCGGCGTCCGGGCGGTACCAGCTCGGCGCCGAGCTGCTGCGGCTCGGCACGGGCTATCTGGACGTCCACGAGCTGCGGGCGCGCGCCCTGGTGTGGACGGACGACCTGGCCCGGTCCAGTGGGGAGAGCGTCCATCTGGGCGTGGCGCACCAGCACGGGGTGCTGATCGTCCACCATGTCTTCCGCCCGGACGACAGCCGTCAGGTGCTGGAGGTGGGGGCGATGCAGCCGCTGCACTCGACGGCCCTGGGGAAGGTGCTCGCGGCGTACGACCCGGTGACGCACACGGAGGCCGCCGAGATGGAGCGGGAGCCCTTCACGCCCCGGACGGTGACGGAGACGGCCGCGTTCGAGTCGGTCCTGGCACTCACCCGGGCGCGGGGCTGGGGCTCCGACGTCGAGGAGACCTGGGACGGGGTGGCGGCGGTGGCGGCGCCCATCCACGACCGACGGCGGATGCCGGTGGGCGCGGTGGCGATCACGGGCGCGGTGGAGCGCGTCTGCGACGGCCGTGAGCTGCGGTCCGAGCTGGTGGCGGCGGTGCGGGACTGCGCCCGCGCGGTCTCGCGGGACTTGGGCGCGGGGCGGTTCTGA
- a CDS encoding sugar ABC transporter ATP-binding protein, with protein MTGPAPHPPHGHLAGPPALHAEGIVKRFGPTLALDGVRLTVAPGESHALVGRNGAGKSTLVGVVTGLHRPDAGTVRFGGAPAPSHGDAAAWRARVACVHQKPMTVPDLTVAENLFLGRYEPGRPFIGWRGLRRRAAELLGAYGVDADPRARVRDLTVEQRQFVEIARALSFGARIVVLDEPTARLDAPGIARLFTRLRELSARGVAFLFISHHLQEVYELCTAVTVYRDARHVLTAPVADLARSELIAAMTGDTRGAAGRDRFRTTARRSPAEQGEEAPVPVLAAEGLALSGVYEPLDLAVRPGEVLGLAGSASSGTVAIGETLAGLRAPTAGRVAVHGREVRPGSVPDALDAGIGCVPEDRHHQGLVPGRSVAENATLTVAGRLGPWGMVLPARARAFAQEMITSLDIRTEGPGQDVDALSGGNQQKVVVARALARGPSALIALRPTAGVDVASKNALLTVVREFADAGRAAVVVSDEPDDLRVCDRVLALFHGRVVARFDGDWDDRELVSAMEGAADAVTGPPGPGDDATERDRA; from the coding sequence GTGACCGGCCCCGCACCGCACCCACCGCACGGGCACCTCGCGGGACCGCCCGCCCTGCACGCGGAGGGCATCGTCAAACGCTTCGGGCCCACCCTCGCGCTCGACGGGGTACGGCTCACCGTCGCCCCCGGCGAGTCCCACGCCCTCGTCGGCCGCAACGGCGCCGGGAAGTCCACCCTGGTCGGCGTCGTCACCGGGCTCCACCGCCCGGACGCGGGCACGGTCCGCTTCGGCGGCGCGCCCGCGCCCTCCCACGGCGACGCCGCGGCCTGGCGCGCCCGGGTCGCCTGCGTCCACCAGAAACCCATGACCGTCCCCGATCTCACGGTCGCCGAGAACCTCTTCCTCGGCCGCTACGAACCCGGCCGGCCCTTCATCGGCTGGCGCGGGCTGCGGCGCCGCGCGGCGGAACTCCTCGGTGCCTACGGGGTCGACGCCGACCCCCGCGCGCGGGTCCGGGACCTCACCGTCGAACAGCGGCAGTTCGTGGAGATCGCCCGCGCGCTGTCCTTCGGCGCACGGATCGTCGTCCTCGACGAACCCACCGCCCGGCTCGACGCCCCCGGCATCGCCCGGCTCTTCACCCGGCTCCGCGAACTCTCCGCCCGGGGCGTGGCGTTCCTCTTCATCTCCCACCACCTCCAGGAGGTGTACGAGCTGTGCACCGCCGTCACCGTCTACCGTGACGCCCGCCATGTCCTCACCGCCCCCGTCGCGGACCTCGCCCGGTCCGAGCTGATCGCCGCCATGACCGGCGACACCCGCGGCGCGGCGGGCCGGGACCGCTTCCGGACCACCGCCCGGCGGTCCCCGGCGGAGCAGGGGGAGGAGGCGCCCGTGCCCGTGCTGGCGGCCGAAGGGCTCGCCCTCAGCGGTGTCTACGAGCCGCTGGACCTCGCCGTGCGTCCCGGGGAAGTCCTCGGCCTCGCCGGAAGCGCCTCCTCCGGAACCGTCGCGATCGGGGAGACCCTGGCCGGGCTGCGCGCCCCCACCGCCGGGCGGGTCGCCGTGCACGGCCGCGAGGTCCGGCCCGGAAGCGTGCCCGACGCCCTCGACGCGGGCATCGGCTGCGTCCCCGAGGACCGCCACCACCAGGGGCTCGTCCCCGGCCGCAGCGTCGCCGAGAACGCCACCCTCACCGTCGCCGGACGGCTCGGCCCCTGGGGGATGGTCCTGCCCGCGCGCGCCCGCGCCTTCGCCCAGGAGATGATCACCTCGCTGGACATCAGGACCGAGGGCCCCGGACAGGACGTCGACGCCCTGTCCGGGGGCAATCAGCAGAAGGTCGTCGTGGCCCGCGCGCTGGCCCGGGGGCCGAGCGCCCTGATCGCCCTGCGGCCCACCGCCGGAGTCGACGTCGCCTCGAAGAACGCGCTGCTCACCGTCGTCCGGGAGTTCGCCGACGCGGGGCGCGCGGCCGTCGTCGTCTCCGACGAACCCGACGATCTGCGCGTCTGCGACCGGGTCCTCGCCCTGTTCCACGGCCGGGTGGTGGCCCGTTTCGACGGCGACTGGGACGACCGCGAGCTGGTCTCCGCCATGGAGGGCGCGGCCGACGCCGTCACCGGGCCGCCCGGACCCGGGGACGACGCCACCGAACGGGACCGGGCATGA
- a CDS encoding SDR family NAD(P)-dependent oxidoreductase, translating into MTGTPAGAPEFAGLGALVTGGASGIGAAVARLLTARGAQVAVLDRDTSGAPGGTLALTADVTDDDAVRHAVDRAAETFGGLHTVVSNAGIGAVGTVTDNDDEEWRHVLDVNLLGMVRVARHALPHLRAAATGRPGAVSVTHTCSIAATAGLPQRALYSASKGAVLSLTLAMAADHVREGVRVNCVNPGTADTPWVARLLDLADDPAAERAALENRQPTGRLVGADEVAAAVAYLASPAAAAVTGTALAVDGGMQGLRLRPPA; encoded by the coding sequence ATGACCGGAACCCCGGCCGGGGCACCGGAGTTCGCCGGGCTCGGCGCCCTGGTCACCGGAGGCGCCTCCGGGATCGGCGCCGCCGTCGCCCGGCTGCTCACCGCCCGCGGCGCACAGGTCGCCGTCCTCGACCGGGACACCTCCGGCGCCCCCGGGGGCACCCTCGCCCTCACCGCCGACGTCACCGACGACGACGCCGTCCGCCACGCCGTCGACCGGGCCGCCGAGACCTTCGGCGGACTGCACACCGTGGTCTCCAACGCGGGCATCGGCGCCGTCGGCACCGTCACCGACAACGACGACGAGGAATGGCGGCATGTCCTCGACGTCAATCTGCTCGGGATGGTCCGGGTCGCCCGGCACGCCCTGCCCCATCTGCGGGCCGCCGCCACCGGGCGCCCCGGCGCCGTGTCCGTCACCCACACCTGCTCCATCGCCGCCACCGCCGGGCTGCCGCAGCGGGCCCTCTACAGCGCCAGCAAGGGCGCGGTGCTCTCGCTCACGCTCGCCATGGCCGCCGACCACGTCCGGGAGGGCGTCCGGGTCAACTGCGTCAACCCGGGCACCGCCGACACCCCCTGGGTCGCGCGGCTGCTGGATCTCGCCGACGACCCCGCCGCCGAACGGGCCGCCCTGGAGAACCGCCAGCCCACCGGGCGGCTGGTCGGCGCGGACGAGGTCGCCGCCGCGGTCGCCTATCTCGCCTCGCCCGCCGCCGCCGCGGTCACCGGGACGGCCCTCGCCGTCGACGGCGGTATGCAGGGACTGCGGCTCAGACCCCCCGCGTGA
- the glpK gene encoding glycerol kinase GlpK: protein MSDTPTTASHGHGPFIAAIDQGTTSSRCIVFDKDGRIVSVDQKEHEQIFPKPGWVEHNATEIWTNVQEVVAGALDKAGITPADVKAIGITNQRETTLMWDKATGEPVHNAIVWQDTRTDALCKELGRNVGQDRFRRETGLPLASYFSGPKVRWLLDNVEGLRERAERGEILFGTMDSWVIWNLTGGVDGGVHVTDVTNASRTLLMNLHGLHWDEKILSSLEIPAAVLPEIRSSAEVYGLAKGGVLDGIPVASALGDQQAALFGQTCFSEGEAKSTYGTGTFMLMNTGGTPVNSYNGLLTTVGYRIGDQDPVYALEGSIAVTGSLVQWMRDQMGLIKSAAEIETLALSVEDNGGAYFVPAFSGLFAPYWRSDARGVIAGLTRYVTKAHIARAVLEATAWQTREITDAMTKDSGVELAALKVDGGMTSNNLLMQTLSDVLDAPVVRPMVAETTCLGAAYAAGLAVGFWPDTDALRANWRRAAEWTPRMDADVREREYKNWLKAVQRTMSWIDEED from the coding sequence GTGAGCGACACCCCCACCACCGCCTCCCACGGGCACGGACCGTTCATCGCGGCCATCGACCAGGGCACCACCTCCAGCCGCTGCATCGTCTTCGACAAGGACGGCCGGATCGTCTCGGTCGACCAGAAGGAGCACGAGCAGATCTTCCCGAAGCCGGGCTGGGTCGAGCACAACGCCACCGAGATCTGGACGAACGTCCAGGAAGTCGTGGCGGGCGCCCTCGACAAGGCCGGCATCACCCCCGCCGACGTCAAGGCGATCGGCATCACCAACCAGCGCGAGACCACGCTGATGTGGGACAAGGCCACCGGTGAGCCCGTCCACAACGCCATCGTCTGGCAGGACACCCGCACCGACGCGCTCTGCAAGGAACTGGGCCGCAATGTCGGGCAGGACCGTTTCCGCCGGGAGACCGGCCTCCCGCTGGCGAGCTACTTCTCCGGCCCGAAGGTCCGCTGGCTGCTCGACAACGTCGAGGGCCTGCGCGAGCGCGCCGAGCGCGGCGAGATCCTCTTCGGCACCATGGACTCCTGGGTCATCTGGAACCTGACCGGCGGAGTCGACGGCGGAGTCCACGTCACCGACGTGACCAACGCCTCCCGCACCCTGCTGATGAACCTCCACGGCCTCCACTGGGACGAGAAGATCCTCAGCTCCCTGGAGATCCCGGCGGCCGTGCTGCCCGAGATCCGCTCCTCCGCCGAGGTCTACGGCCTCGCCAAGGGCGGCGTCCTGGACGGCATCCCCGTCGCCTCCGCGCTCGGCGACCAGCAGGCGGCCCTCTTCGGCCAGACCTGCTTCTCCGAGGGCGAGGCCAAGTCCACCTACGGCACCGGCACCTTCATGCTGATGAACACCGGTGGCACGCCCGTCAACTCGTACAACGGGCTGCTGACCACGGTCGGCTACCGCATCGGCGACCAGGACCCGGTCTACGCCCTGGAGGGCTCCATCGCGGTCACCGGTTCGCTGGTGCAGTGGATGCGGGACCAGATGGGCCTGATCAAGTCCGCCGCGGAGATCGAGACGCTGGCCCTGTCCGTCGAGGACAACGGCGGCGCCTACTTCGTCCCGGCGTTCTCCGGTCTCTTCGCCCCGTACTGGCGCTCCGACGCCCGCGGAGTGATCGCCGGACTCACCCGGTACGTCACCAAGGCGCACATCGCCCGTGCCGTGCTGGAGGCCACCGCCTGGCAGACCCGCGAGATCACCGACGCCATGACGAAGGACTCCGGCGTCGAGCTGGCCGCGCTCAAGGTCGACGGCGGCATGACCTCCAACAATCTGCTGATGCAGACCCTCTCGGACGTCCTGGACGCACCCGTGGTGCGCCCGATGGTCGCCGAGACCACCTGCCTCGGCGCGGCCTACGCCGCCGGTCTGGCCGTCGGTTTCTGGCCGGACACCGACGCGCTGCGCGCCAACTGGCGCCGGGCCGCCGAATGGACCCCGCGCATGGACGCCGACGTGCGCGAGCGCGAGTACAAGAACTGGCTCAAGGCCGTCCAGCGGACCATGAGCTGGATCGACGAGGAAGACTGA
- a CDS encoding sugar ABC transporter substrate-binding protein, protein MRARTTTAAVLAVLLAGTALTGCNRDPGGAGAARVGIDLPRSDSDFWNSYQGYIEKGVEDGTVEALPLTNSQNDVGRLVANVQTLTDQGARAVVMAPQDTGAITESLRTLAERKIPVVSVDTRPDQGEVYMVVRADNRAYGEKACRFLGERLGGRGKVAEFQGDLSSINGRDRSEAFSSCMKRDFPGIRVFELATDWKGDVASAKLQATLAAHPDLNGLYLQAGGVFLQPTLALLEQKKLLKPAGAPGHLTIVSNDGIPEELDAIRAGKIDATVSQPADLYAEYALFYARAALDGKTFSTGPTDHGSTVVRIPGGLEDQLPAPLVTRENVDDPALWANRLEKPGRP, encoded by the coding sequence ATGAGAGCGCGTACGACCACGGCCGCCGTCTTGGCCGTACTCCTCGCGGGCACCGCCCTCACCGGCTGCAACCGGGACCCCGGCGGCGCGGGAGCGGCCAGGGTCGGCATCGATCTGCCGCGCAGCGACAGCGACTTCTGGAACTCCTACCAGGGCTACATCGAGAAGGGCGTCGAGGACGGCACCGTCGAGGCGCTTCCCCTCACCAACTCCCAGAACGACGTGGGCAGACTCGTCGCCAATGTGCAGACCCTCACCGACCAGGGCGCCAGGGCCGTGGTGATGGCCCCCCAGGACACCGGGGCGATCACCGAGTCGCTGCGGACCCTGGCGGAGCGGAAGATCCCGGTCGTCAGTGTCGACACCCGCCCCGACCAGGGGGAGGTCTACATGGTCGTCCGCGCCGACAACCGGGCCTACGGGGAGAAGGCGTGCCGGTTCCTCGGCGAGCGGCTGGGCGGCCGGGGCAAGGTGGCCGAATTCCAGGGCGATCTCTCGTCCATCAACGGCCGGGACCGCTCCGAGGCGTTCAGCTCCTGTATGAAACGGGACTTCCCCGGCATCCGGGTCTTCGAGCTGGCCACCGACTGGAAGGGCGACGTGGCCTCCGCCAAGCTCCAGGCCACCCTCGCCGCCCATCCCGATCTGAACGGCCTCTACCTCCAGGCGGGCGGCGTCTTCCTCCAGCCCACCCTCGCCCTGCTCGAACAGAAGAAGCTGCTCAAGCCCGCGGGCGCCCCCGGCCACCTCACCATCGTGTCCAACGACGGCATCCCCGAGGAACTGGACGCCATCCGCGCCGGGAAGATCGACGCGACCGTCTCCCAGCCCGCCGACCTGTACGCCGAGTACGCGCTGTTCTACGCCCGGGCGGCCCTGGACGGAAAGACGTTCAGCACCGGCCCCACCGACCACGGCTCCACCGTCGTGCGCATCCCCGGCGGTCTGGAGGACCAGCTCCCGGCGCCCCTGGTCACCCGGGAGAACGTGGACGACCCCGCGCTCTGGGCCAACCGGCTGGAGAAGCCGGGGCGGCCGTGA
- a CDS encoding ABC transporter permease yields MTGTTPTTTTAGRTGPAVSRLSLIRWSDLSLVPVVLVLMLIGFVVSPVFLTADNLIGVVQQSSELSLLVLGQALVLICGRMDLSLESTIGIAPVLAMWLVLPAEGGRFAGLDALPPWSAIPVCLLAGAAIGAVNGFLMLKLHVNGFIATLGMLTMLRGLHVGITEGKSITDVPESFRHLGKTDWFGAPAAVWICLALFTAGGLFLAYHRHGRALYAIGGNPEAARAAGIRTDRIVWAVLVAAGVLAAFAGILYTGHYGSVAATQGNGWIFQVFAAAVIGGISLKGGRGTLFGALTGVLTLQLVVNVMTLGGVPALWNQFLNGAIIIVALVISRYASGERQD; encoded by the coding sequence ATGACCGGAACGACACCGACCACCACCACCGCCGGGCGGACCGGCCCCGCCGTCTCCCGGCTGAGCCTGATCCGCTGGAGCGATCTGTCGCTCGTCCCCGTCGTCCTCGTCCTGATGCTGATCGGCTTCGTCGTCTCGCCGGTCTTCCTCACCGCGGACAACCTCATCGGCGTCGTCCAGCAGTCCTCCGAACTCAGCCTGCTCGTCCTCGGCCAGGCCCTCGTCCTCATCTGCGGCCGGATGGACCTCTCCCTCGAATCCACCATCGGCATCGCGCCCGTCCTCGCCATGTGGCTGGTGCTGCCCGCCGAAGGGGGCCGGTTCGCGGGACTCGACGCCCTGCCCCCCTGGAGCGCCATCCCCGTCTGTCTGCTCGCCGGGGCCGCCATCGGCGCCGTCAACGGCTTTCTGATGCTCAAACTGCACGTCAACGGGTTCATCGCCACCCTCGGCATGCTCACCATGCTCCGCGGGCTCCATGTCGGCATCACCGAGGGCAAGTCGATCACCGATGTCCCCGAGTCCTTCCGCCACCTCGGGAAGACCGACTGGTTCGGCGCGCCCGCCGCCGTCTGGATCTGCCTGGCCCTCTTCACCGCCGGGGGGCTGTTCCTCGCCTACCACCGCCATGGGCGCGCGCTCTACGCCATCGGCGGCAACCCCGAGGCCGCCCGCGCGGCGGGCATCCGCACCGACCGGATCGTCTGGGCCGTCCTCGTCGCCGCCGGAGTGCTCGCCGCCTTCGCGGGCATCCTCTACACCGGCCACTACGGCTCGGTCGCCGCCACCCAGGGCAACGGCTGGATCTTCCAGGTCTTCGCCGCCGCCGTCATCGGCGGCATCAGCCTCAAGGGCGGCCGGGGCACCCTCTTCGGCGCCCTCACCGGCGTGCTCACCCTGCAACTCGTCGTCAATGTGATGACCCTCGGCGGGGTGCCCGCGCTGTGGAACCAGTTCCTCAACGGGGCGATCATCATCGTCGCCCTCGTCATCTCCCGCTACGCCAGCGGGGAGCGGCAGGACTGA
- a CDS encoding MIP/aquaporin family protein translates to MSSSDIFIGETIGTAVLILLGGGVVAAVSLKNSKARGAGWLAITFGWGFAVMTAVYMTSALSGAHLNPAVTFGIAIKDGTWANVPVYIAGQLLGAMIGAALVVVVYYGQFMSHLKDPEIVGSQAAKPIEGPHGGTKAGPVLGIFSTGPEIRVVWQNLVTEIIGTTILVLAVLTQGLNAEGKGLSTLGALITAFVVVGIGLSLGGPTGYAINPARDLGPRIVHALLPLPNKGRSDWGYAWIPVVGPLAGGALAAGIYNLAFA, encoded by the coding sequence GTGTCCAGCTCCGACATCTTTATCGGCGAGACGATCGGAACGGCTGTTCTGATCCTGCTCGGCGGCGGCGTGGTCGCCGCCGTCAGCCTCAAGAATTCCAAGGCGCGTGGCGCAGGCTGGCTGGCCATCACCTTCGGGTGGGGCTTCGCCGTCATGACGGCCGTCTACATGACCAGCGCCCTGTCCGGCGCGCACCTCAACCCCGCCGTCACCTTCGGCATCGCCATCAAGGACGGGACCTGGGCCAACGTCCCCGTCTACATCGCCGGCCAGCTCCTCGGCGCGATGATCGGCGCCGCCCTGGTCGTGGTGGTCTACTACGGCCAGTTCATGTCCCACCTCAAGGACCCCGAGATCGTCGGCAGCCAGGCCGCCAAGCCGATCGAGGGCCCGCACGGCGGCACCAAGGCAGGCCCGGTCCTGGGCATCTTCTCCACCGGCCCCGAGATCCGCGTCGTCTGGCAGAACCTCGTCACCGAGATCATCGGCACCACCATCCTGGTCCTCGCGGTGCTCACCCAGGGCCTCAACGCCGAGGGCAAGGGCCTGAGCACCCTCGGCGCCCTGATCACCGCCTTTGTCGTCGTCGGTATCGGCCTCTCGCTGGGCGGTCCCACCGGGTACGCCATCAACCCCGCCCGTGACCTGGGCCCCCGTATCGTCCACGCCCTGCTGCCGCTGCCCAACAAGGGCCGCTCCGACTGGGGCTACGCCTGGATTCCCGTCGTCGGCCCGCTGGCCGGCGGTGCGCTCGCCGCGGGTATCTACAATCTCGCGTTCGCCTGA
- a CDS encoding glycerol-3-phosphate dehydrogenase/oxidase, whose protein sequence is MTTLQSVPALGTHPAAGSLPSRAETREQLSKASYDLLVIGGGILGISTAWHAAQAGLRVALVDAGDFAGATSSASSKLLHGGLRYLQTGAVKLVAENHFERRAVSKEVAPHLSNPLTFYLPVYKGGPHGAAKLGAGVFAYSALSAFGDGVGHVISAAKAQRDVPELRTENLKAVAVYGDDQMNDARMALMTVRAAVEAGATVLNHAEVTGLRFTQGRVTGAELKDRLDGTEFGVGARLVLNATGPWVDHLRRMEDPDAAPSIRLSKGAHLVLKRTSPWKAALATPIDKYRITFALPWEDMLLLGTTDEEFEGDPADVTVTEKDTAQILDEAAFSIRDQQLSRDLITYSFAGLRVLPGGPGDTSKAKRETVVTEGSGGMLSVAGGKWTTFRHIGRTIMNKLAELPGRPLAEDMEPMSRLPKKVPLPGIANPDAVAHRLLVDGGTPGPRMAADTARHLATHYGSLAFDIARLANDDPALAERVHPDAPEIWAQVVYARDHEWAETADDVLRRRTTLTIRGLATDEIRGRVDGLLKDRA, encoded by the coding sequence ATGACCACCCTGCAGAGCGTCCCCGCCCTCGGGACGCACCCGGCAGCGGGCTCCCTCCCGAGCCGTGCCGAGACCCGGGAACAGCTGTCCAAGGCGTCGTACGACCTGCTGGTCATCGGCGGCGGCATCCTGGGCATCTCCACCGCCTGGCACGCCGCGCAGGCCGGGCTGCGGGTGGCCCTGGTGGACGCCGGCGACTTCGCCGGCGCCACCTCCTCCGCCTCCTCCAAGCTGCTCCACGGCGGTCTGCGCTACCTCCAGACCGGCGCGGTGAAGCTCGTCGCGGAGAACCACTTCGAGCGGCGGGCGGTCTCCAAGGAGGTCGCCCCCCACCTCTCCAACCCGCTGACCTTCTATCTGCCGGTCTACAAGGGCGGCCCGCACGGCGCCGCGAAGCTGGGCGCGGGCGTCTTCGCGTACTCGGCGCTCTCCGCGTTCGGCGACGGCGTCGGCCATGTCATCAGCGCGGCCAAGGCCCAGCGCGACGTGCCGGAGCTGCGGACGGAGAACCTGAAGGCCGTCGCCGTCTACGGCGACGACCAGATGAACGACGCCCGTATGGCGCTGATGACGGTCCGCGCGGCCGTCGAGGCGGGTGCGACCGTCCTCAACCACGCCGAGGTCACGGGGCTGCGCTTCACCCAGGGCCGGGTGACGGGCGCGGAGCTGAAGGACCGTCTCGACGGCACCGAGTTCGGCGTCGGCGCCCGGCTGGTGCTCAACGCCACCGGCCCGTGGGTGGACCACCTGCGCCGGATGGAGGACCCGGACGCGGCCCCGTCGATCCGTCTCTCCAAGGGCGCCCACCTGGTGCTCAAGCGCACCTCCCCGTGGAAGGCCGCGCTGGCGACCCCGATCGACAAGTACCGCATCACCTTCGCCCTCCCCTGGGAGGACATGCTGCTGCTGGGCACCACGGACGAGGAGTTCGAGGGCGACCCGGCGGATGTGACGGTGACGGAGAAGGACACCGCCCAGATCCTGGACGAGGCCGCCTTCTCCATCCGCGACCAGCAGCTCTCCCGCGATCTGATCACCTACTCCTTCGCGGGTCTGCGGGTGCTGCCGGGCGGTCCCGGCGACACCTCGAAGGCCAAGCGGGAGACCGTGGTGACCGAGGGCTCCGGCGGCATGCTGTCGGTGGCGGGCGGCAAGTGGACGACCTTCCGCCACATCGGCCGCACCATCATGAACAAGCTCGCCGAGCTGCCCGGCCGGCCGCTCGCCGAGGACATGGAGCCGATGTCGCGGCTGCCGAAGAAGGTGCCGCTGCCCGGTATAGCCAACCCGGACGCGGTGGCGCACCGGTTGCTCGTCGACGGCGGTACGCCCGGTCCCCGGATGGCGGCGGACACCGCCCGCCACCTGGCGACCCACTACGGCTCGCTGGCGTTCGACATCGCCCGGCTCGCCAACGACGACCCGGCGCTCGCGGAGCGCGTCCACCCGGACGCCCCCGAGATCTGGGCGCAGGTCGTCTACGCGCGGGACCACGAGTGGGCCGAGACGGCGGACGACGTGCTGCGCCGCCGGACCACGCTGACGATCCGCGGTCTCGCGACGGACGAGATCCGCGGCAGGGTGGACGGTCTGCTCAAGGACCGCGCCTGA